The DNA segment CGGGCAGCCGTCCCAGCGTGGCCGCGCGCCCGTCGCTCCCCACCACCAGGGCTCCCATGAGACCCAGGCGCCCCAGCCAATCCTCCCGCTCCCCGGGCGAGAGCACGAGGAGCACCTTGGCGCCGACGTCGGCGGCCTCCGCGGTATCGGCCCAGGCCGTCACGGCCAGCGCGTCGGTCCGAGCGGGCTCACCCGTCCGGGGGTCGATCACGTGATGGCGCACGACGCCGTCCTTCCACCAGCGCCGCCTTCCCAGAGAGGTGGTGGCCACGGCCCCGTCCCCCATGGGCAACCGGGCCAGGAGTCGCTCGGGGTGCCAGGGATCTTCCACGGTGAGACGCCAGGGGTGCCCCTGCCAGCCTCGGGCGGCCAGGTCGCCGCCGGCGTTGACCAGGGCGGGGCCCAGCGGCGCGACCCGCTCCAGGGCCCGATCCACGGTCCAACCCTTGGCCACCCCGCCCAGGTCCAGGCGGGTACCGGGTTCGAGGCGAACGGCCCGAATCGCGGGATCCAACTGCAGGCGGGCCGCCCTGGTCCGGGTGAACCAGGGGCCAGAGCGCGCGCCGGTGCCCTGCGGGTCCAGGGTCGACGCATCCGGG comes from the Limnochorda pilosa genome and includes:
- a CDS encoding FAD:protein FMN transferase, with amino-acid sequence MPPVAGRRKARRLRPYTASFRAMGTTVDLLVVSGEAEARVREGLRQAVELFARVERCCSRFRPESELSALNARPGRWVLVSKGLWELIRRAEDHRGRSRGLFDAGILPALEAAGYDRDFSRLDVAPLDVGAPDASTLDPQGTGARSGPWFTRTRAARLQLDPAIRAVRLEPGTRLDLGGVAKGWTVDRALERVAPLGPALVNAGGDLAARGWQGHPWRLTVEDPWHPERLLARLPMGDGAVATTSLGRRRWWKDGVVRHHVIDPRTGEPARTDALAVTAWADTAEAADVGAKVLLVLSPGEREDWLGRLGLMGALVVGSDGRAATLGRLPDAGVPHQVKAPARTRT